ACCAGGATACCGCGCCGCCGAAAAGCTGCTGAATTTCTTCCAGGGTGGCGTTATTCAGAACAGGGTTATCCTGGCTGACGGCGACCACGACCGCATCAGCCGCAATAGGCATCACGACCGGGTTGCGATTGGCCGCGCTGCACGCATTCATTTCGTCAGCAGTAGGTTCACGGTCTGCCTGGACAATATCCAGTTCCCCATTGCAAAAGCGGATCATGGCGTCGTTGGTGCTGGATGTATTGACGATAATCTGCCCCTGGGCTCCTGCTGTTTGGAAACCGCTGATCATCCGTTGGGTTAGCGGGTGAAGCGTTTCACTGCCGGAGATAAGAATATCACCCACATAGACAGCAGGATCAACAGGGGGTAGCCCTTGTGCCACTGCCAGCCCTGGCAGCAGCATCAAGCATATGATTGCAATAAGTCGGCGCACGATACACGCTCCTGGATAATATGAGCCATTTAAAATAATGTCATGATTTTTGATTCAACGGCATCACAACGCACATATTGTGATGCTCTGAACCATCTTTGCTAGCGCGTTGATCATTCCGCAGCCATTATAACCCAGCTTATCCGTGCGCGTTCGTATGCATACGAATTGCTCAGGGAGCCGTCTCTATCGCCAGGGTGGGCGACGGTGGCGGCGTGGAGATCGGCGTCTGGGTGGGCGCAGCGGAAAGCGTAGCTGTCACGTTGGGGGGCAATGTTGGCCCTATTTGTGGTTGGTTTGCCTGCGGCTGGCCCGTTGGTGGTTGCCCTGTTTGTGGCTGTGATGATGGCATTGGGGATGCCTGCTGTGGTGGTGGGACGTTGAGCACAGCCTGTAATGATTCCACCTGGAAGCTGCTATCACACGTAAAGAGGTCGCGTTCACCCCATCCGCGTACAGCGCTGGGCAAGACGATGCGCAGCCAGCCTGCATTCCCATCCTGCGCATCAACGACGACGCGTTCGCCAGCGGGTATGATGCCGACCTGTTGGTTACGGGTGTTTGGCCCTTCTCGCAGGACGACTTCTTCATTGGCAATACAGGTTGGGTCGCTGACGGTGACGGTGACCTGCCGCTCAGCCACATTGCCGACTTCATCTTCAGCGCGTAACGACAGGATGACCGGCCCCGTTGCCACACCGCTGATGCCTTGCAGGCTATCTACGGAATCGAACGTCCTTTGGATCGGCGCATTGGTGAATGCCTCCAGGCCGCTGATTTCTACGGATGTGGCTCCGGCGACATCCCAGCTTAGGTTAATCGTGCTGATGACGTTCCGTACCACGGTCGCAGGCTCTACGGTGAAGCTATTGATGAGCATTTCGCGGTAGATATAGACGGAGACGCTCTCTTCATCTGTGCTGCCGTCGCCGCTGCCCTGGACTGTAATCGTCACATCGCCGGAAAGCTCGCTCGTGTCGATTTCGACGCTGTTGGCTGTGCCATCTAGCGTGAGGAAGGGCGCTTGATTGACGCGAATATTGATGGCATCCGTGTTATCAGATGCCCACTGTAAGATAAGCGAATCACCCTGGGCCAGTTGTCCGCTGTTCACCTGCAGATCGCGGATCTGTGGCGGGCGCGGGGCCAATGCCCCTAAAGCAGCCAGAAAAGCCAAGATCAATAGCGAGGCAGCAATGCCACCGACGGCCATCAACTGCCAGATTTTAAAACGGGCGGCGACTTCTGCCTTGCCGCTGACGACAGCTGTAAAGGGGGCGTTGCTTTGCGATTGCGCCAGAATATCAAAGCGGTGTATCGTCGATTGCCCTAGCAAAGCACGCTGACGCGGCACGGCTTCGCCCGTTATTTGCATCCGCTGGCCTGCTGCTAACCGCAGGATTCCATCCGGCAGGCGCAGTATCAGCGCCCCATCCGGGCTGGCCCCTCGCAGCCGGATATTCAGCGGCGCACTACCCTGATTATGCAAGAAGATACGTATAGATTCCCGATTTTCTATCAATGGACGTGCCAAGGCGACACCAAAACCGCTGTATCCCTGGATGCGTACATCCAGGGGCGCTGTGAGGGTGATGTCCGGGCGATCATCGCTGTAGACGTTAATCTGTGTGGGGTAGGACCGGGGCGTGTTATCCGGGCGGCGTGGTGGCTTGATGTTGATGAGGACGTAGGCCGTTTCGTTTGGGGCGATTTCCAGCCGGGGGCGGTTAATCCGTGCCCAACCACGCGGCAGCCCCTGCACCTCAATGTTATAGAGTTGTGGCTCTGTCCCAATGTTGGTAATGGCTAACTCTGCTGAACTGCTCGCAGCCGGCCAGACGTCTAGCCTTGTGGCATCGACTTGCAGCCGGAACGTGGCTTCTTCTCGCTCGATACGCTGTGTATCTTCTTCACCACCCAGCGGCATGGGGGAAGTGGGCGTCTCGTCAAGTGCGTGGAAGATGATGCGCAGGTGCCCCGCCTGGATTTCTTCGACACCATCCAGTATGCGCGCCTCGTTGCTGGGTAAGCGCACCCCATCGACGTAAGTGCCATTTTCGCTGTCGAGGTCCGTAATGGAGACGGTATCATTTTCGTGCGTGATGCTGAAGTGGTAACGGGAGACAGTCTCTGTATCCAGCACAACACTATTGCCCGCGGAACGCCCTACTGACACAGTCTGCCCGGTGAGTGTCACTGATTCCAGGCGGCCATCGGGCCAGAAGATGTCGAGACGACCATATGCCATGCGCTGTTTGCTCCGCGTTCAGATGTGAATTCAGGTGTGACGAACGACCATCATTAT
The Phototrophicus methaneseepsis DNA segment above includes these coding regions:
- a CDS encoding FHA domain-containing protein, which gives rise to MAYGRLDIFWPDGRLESVTLTGQTVSVGRSAGNSVVLDTETVSRYHFSITHENDTVSITDLDSENGTYVDGVRLPSNEARILDGVEEIQAGHLRIIFHALDETPTSPMPLGGEEDTQRIEREEATFRLQVDATRLDVWPAASSSAELAITNIGTEPQLYNIEVQGLPRGWARINRPRLEIAPNETAYVLINIKPPRRPDNTPRSYPTQINVYSDDRPDITLTAPLDVRIQGYSGFGVALARPLIENRESIRIFLHNQGSAPLNIRLRGASPDGALILRLPDGILRLAAGQRMQITGEAVPRQRALLGQSTIHRFDILAQSQSNAPFTAVVSGKAEVAARFKIWQLMAVGGIAASLLILAFLAALGALAPRPPQIRDLQVNSGQLAQGDSLILQWASDNTDAINIRVNQAPFLTLDGTANSVEIDTSELSGDVTITVQGSGDGSTDEESVSVYIYREMLINSFTVEPATVVRNVISTINLSWDVAGATSVEISGLEAFTNAPIQRTFDSVDSLQGISGVATGPVILSLRAEDEVGNVAERQVTVTVSDPTCIANEEVVLREGPNTRNQQVGIIPAGERVVVDAQDGNAGWLRIVLPSAVRGWGERDLFTCDSSFQVESLQAVLNVPPPQQASPMPSSQPQTGQPPTGQPQANQPQIGPTLPPNVTATLSAAPTQTPISTPPPSPTLAIETAP